Proteins encoded in a region of the Triticum dicoccoides isolate Atlit2015 ecotype Zavitan chromosome 3A, WEW_v2.0, whole genome shotgun sequence genome:
- the LOC119272943 gene encoding uncharacterized protein LOC119272943, with the protein MDDPQVLIGVYRSVSMSEMCDSMKHKGDDPETLDLGTNMPLLVYGSLPLPAAVLVHDGVDRISRLPDVVLVNILSRLPAKDAARTAALASRTAALASRWRPLWRTAPLALVDSHLLPDGGASGPSTGPRWRAGSTSSSPRGVQELVFVNRPWPIDLRLPASLFSCASLTRLYLGIWRLPDSTAVPRRARFPNLRELGLCMNVMEDRDLAFMLERSPVLEFLVIMGSQSQVRLRLISQSLRCVQLGHTYLEDIDVVDAPSLERLFLWDTILTGGLTPPRMSSTKNHSSRLNIGRAPNLRLLGYLHPGGQELGITSTVIVAGSKESIVPSVQILAIEVQFGIRDAVKKVPGFLRCFPNLETLHVHSSTIPEEPTGKVHLKFWQEGGPIKCVLQSLKKVFFNEFQGSKSKVAFLKFIAERGRVLEQMVVVASECFSSGSGYVNAKLKPLISAKWLSKGCKLQLFKSPHDDVGGPAYSIAKACDFDFADPFDLNYHYKPERISVS; encoded by the exons ATGGACGACCCCCAGGTGCTCATCGGCGTCTACAGGAGCGTCTCCATGAGCGAAATGTGCGATAGCATGAAGCACAAGGGCGACGACCCTGAGACGCTGGATCTCGGCACAAACATGCCGCTTCTCGTGTACGGTTCCCTCCCGCTTCCCGCCGCCGTGTTGGTCCACGACGGCGTCGACCGCATCAGCCGCCTCCCCGACGTCGTCCTCGTCAACATCCTCTCCCGCCTCCCCGCCAAGGACGCCGCGCGCACCGCCGCCCTCGCCTCGCGCACCGCCGCCCTCGCCTCGcgctggcgccccctctggcgcacgGCGCCCCTCGCTCTTGTCGACAGCCACCTGCTTCCGGACGGCGGCGCGTCCGGGCC GAGCACCGGGCCGAGATGGCGCGCTGGCTCGACATCCTCGTCGCCAAGGGGGGTCCAAGAACTCGTCTTTGTCAACCGCCCTTGGCCGATTGACCTGCGCCTCCCCGCCTCGCTCTTCAGCTGCGCCTCCCTCACCCGCCTCTATCTCGGCATCTGGAGGCTCCCGGACTCCACCGCCGTACCGCGCCGCGCCAGATTCCCCAACCTCCGGGAGCTTGGCCTCTGCATGAATGTCATGGAGGACCGTGATCTGGCCTTCATGCTCGAAAGAAGCCCGGTCCTGGAGTTCCTGGTTATCATGGGGAGCCAGAGCCAAGTGCGCCTCCGCCTCATCAGCCAAAGCCTGCGCTGCGTTCAGCTCGGTCACACCTACTTGGAGGACATCGACGTGGTGGATGCCCCCAGCTTGGAGAGGCTCTTCTTGTGGGATACAATTCTCACTGGCGGGCTCACTCCCCCCAGGATGAGCTCCACCAAGAACCACTCTTCCAGGCTCAACATTGGCCGTGCACCCAACTTGCGTCTGCTGGGATACCTTCACCCAGGAGGACAAGAGTTGGGGATTACCAGCACCGTCATTGTG GCTGGTAGCAAGGAGAGCATTGTCCCTAGCGTCCAAATTTTGGCCATAGAGGTGCAATTTGGTATCCGCGATGCTGTGAAGAAAGTGCCTGGCTTCCTCAGATGCTTCCCCAACCTGGAGACCCTCCATGTCCAT TCCTCCACCATACCTGAAGAGCCGACTGGGAAGGTGCATCTCAAGTTCTGGCAGGAGGGCGGTCCCATCAAATGCGTCCTGCAGAGCCTGAAGAAGGTGTTTTTCAACGAATTCCAAGGGTCGAAAAGCAAGGTTGCTTTCCTCAAGTTCATCGCGGAGAGAGGGCGGGTGCTGGAGCAGATGGTTGTGGTAGCCAGCGAATGTTTCTCTTCGGGGTCGGGTTATGTGAATGCCAAACTGAAGCCTCTGATCAGTGCAAAATGGTTGAGCAAAGGTTGCAAACTGCAGCTCTTCAAGAGCCCACACGATGACGTGGGAGGTCCAGCTTACTCCATCGCGAAAGCTTGTGATTTCGACTTTGCTGACCCTTTCGACCTCAACTAccactataaaccagaaaggatctCTGTAAGTTAA